Below is a window of Prosthecochloris sp. GSB1 DNA.
CACCCTCACCGACCAGGACCTCTACGAAGCCGGGGAAAAGGGCAACTTCATCATGAAACCGCCTCTCTCCAGCCGGGATAACCGGGACGCCGTGCTCGAAGCCCTTGCCGACGGCGTGATAGACGCGATCGCGACCGACCATGCGCCGCACGCGCGCCACGAAAAGGAATGCCCGCCTGACCAGGCTGCGTTCGGCGTCATCGGCCTGGAAACCTCGGTGGGGCTGACCTTCTCCGAACTCGTGCATACGGGCAGGATAAACGAGTACCGGGCCATCGAACTCCTCTCGTCGAATCCGAGAACGATCATGGGCCTGCCTCCCGTGCTCTTCGAACCGGGACAACCGGCAAACTTCACCTTCATCGACCCTGAAGAGAACTGGACCTTCACCGAAAGCGATATTCGCTCGAAAGGACGAAACTCCCCGTTTCTCGGCAGGACGATGAAAGGGCGCCCGCTCGGCATCTACCACAAGGGCGCGCTGCACGGATTTGCTCAGGATCGTTGACTGGTTGTACTGTGGCCGCGCGCTGAAAATCCCATGCCTTCCCTGTCTGAAAACCGGACATGCGTGCAGCGGAGATTTCCGCCACTCGCGTGCATCCTCTTGACCGGAGCGGCAGAAACAGCGTTTCAGGGCTTGTTTTTCATGCCCGGCTCCACCTTATGCATATTTCCCAATATGTGCGCTAATAACAGAAATAAGTCATTATCGATCTTTTCCGTACAGCGCCAGACTGAACAGCTCCTTTTGATCCGAAAAGATGTTCCTGACGGCCAGGCCCGCTTTTTCGGCGATCGTCTGGATATCCGCGTCATCGAACTTGTGTGAATTCTCGGTATGAATGCGTTCCCCTTTCCCGACAAGGATTTCCTCTCGCGCGAACGGAGTCCTCACACGAATATCCCTCGTGGCTTCGAGGTGCATTTCAATGCGACGCCGAGCCCTGTTGTAAAACGCTCTGTGTTCGAAATCCAGGGGGTTGAAATCCGATTCTATCAAACCGTTGACGACATTGAGCACGTTCCTGTTGAAGCGTGCGGTAAGGCCTCCTGCGTCGTTGTAGGCCCGTTCCAGAACGGCTGTATCCTTGACGCGGTCGAAGCCTGTCAGGAAAGCGTCTCCTGGTTCCATCGTACCGCCGATGTCCCGTACGAACGCGTTCGCCTCGTCACGTTCGAGGTTGCCGATCGTGCTGCCGAGAAAGCAGAAAAGTTTTCTCCTGTCTCCAGGCACGAGATGCATCTGATGGAAATAGTCGGCGACGATACCCTGTACTTCAAGCTCCGGAAACGCGCGGCCAAGCTCCCTGATTGAGGATTCGAGCGCAGGGCGGCTGATGTCGACCGGAAAATATCGTATACCTGACAGGCGGCCTGGCGGAACTTTTTTCAGGAGCAGGCTGATCTTGCTGTGGTCACCGCTGCCGAGTTCGATAATATCGAGATCGCGGCAGTCGGTCACCGCCTCGAGAGGCAACTGCTCGAAAATGGCTTTTTCGGTTCGCGAGGGGTAGTACTCGTCGAGGCGGGTGATTTTCTGAAACAGCTCCG
It encodes the following:
- the egtD gene encoding L-histidine N(alpha)-methyltransferase encodes the protein MDYSENYFFECGSGTIVNCLPEIGRQTVVAEILAGLRALPKRISSKFFYDRPGSELFQKITRLDEYYPSRTEKAIFEQLPLEAVTDCRDLDIIELGSGDHSKISLLLKKVPPGRLSGIRYFPVDISRPALESSIRELGRAFPELEVQGIVADYFHQMHLVPGDRRKLFCFLGSTIGNLERDEANAFVRDIGGTMEPGDAFLTGFDRVKDTAVLERAYNDAGGLTARFNRNVLNVVNGLIESDFNPLDFEHRAFYNRARRRIEMHLEATRDIRVRTPFAREEILVGKGERIHTENSHKFDDADIQTIAEKAGLAVRNIFSDQKELFSLALYGKDR